A single window of Oreochromis aureus strain Israel breed Guangdong linkage group 7, ZZ_aureus, whole genome shotgun sequence DNA harbors:
- the LOC116322498 gene encoding olfactomedin-like: protein MFLVVSFVQVVFRSWSNLSVTGSKPANSVFVVSFSKENRRRLCVCVGPVSVSLKMLQLLLLLLLSSTADSQSQRVSGYKKANACVCQLNSTMWVFPAQKFKYVLEEVHTCEESLNNLQEELSFSSQRLPLIQDQFTNFTARLEPYDYLHSQGLYTELSLRQLGQELSQLQVDIDVVHSQLNNSHTQKLSKEADRLHKHVNKMQTIDTLNMKTVKEKLRYLKNNVETCKSIPKDFRVQDKHCVRGLITNISDPITTKVSPHGKSYVSGSWGKQAQKESEGQKNSYWVQPLLSSHIWGNTVRLYQTYEDFMASTNHREFTFASSYSDPSTNEGPNAVLYGEALYYHCYRSADVCRYDLEANEVKRVTLPGTGVGFNNKFPYCYYDCRLNSDVDVEADETGLWALYATLGNHGNLVISRLVWDSEVKSLNVTQTWETRLFKKAASNAFMVCGVMYATRYVNEYREEVFYAFDTATGKEDNSLAIPLEKVAKGVASLSYNPTNKQIYMYNDGYLLAYQAHFRSEAL, encoded by the exons ATGTTCTTAGTTGTGTCATTTGTCCAAGTGGTTTTCAGGTCGTGGAGCAACTTGTCAGTGACAGGAAGCAAACCGGCAAATTCTGTGTTTGTTGTGAGTTTTtctaaagaaaacagaagaagactgtgtgtctgtgttggtCCAGTCTCAGTTTCTCTAAAAATGCTGCAGTTGCTTCTTTTACTGCTGTTGTCATCCACA GCTGACAGCCAGAGTCAGCGAGTGTCGGGCTACAAGAAGGcaaatgcatgtgtgtgccaGCTAAACTCCACCATGTGGGTGTTCCCTGCTCAGAAGTTTAAGTACGTGTTGGAGGAAGTTCACACCTGTGAAGAATCTCTGAATAACCTACAAGAAGAG cTGTCGTTCTCCAGCCAACGTCTTCCTCTGATCCAAGATCAGTTTACTAACTTTACGGCCCGGCTGGAGCCCTACGACTACCTGCACTCCCAGGGCCTGTATACAGAACTGTCCCTGCGCCAGCTGGGCCAGGAGCTCAGCCAGTTACAGGTGGACATCGATGTGGTCCACAGCCAGCTTAACAACTCCCACACACAGAAACTCTCCAAAGAG GCTGATAGACTACATAAACATGTAAACAAGATGCAAACAATAGACACGCTTAACATGAAGACTGTGAAGGAGAAACTGCGCTACCTAAAGAATAATGTGGAGACCTGCAAGTCAATCCCCAAAGACTTCagag TTCAAGACAAGCACTGCGTCAGAGGTCTGATCACCAACATCAGTGACCCTATCACTACTAAAGTCAGTCCTCATGGTAAAAGCTATGTCTCTGGTTCGTGGGGAAAACAAGCCCAGAAAGAGAGCGAGGGGCAGAAGAACAGTTACTGGGTTCAACCTCTGCTCAGCAGCCACATCTGGGGCAACACTGTGCGCCTTTACCAAACCTACGAAGACTTCATGGCCTCAACAAACCACAGAGAATTTACCTTTGCTTCATCTTACAGTGATCCCAGCACAAATGAAGGTCCGAACGCCGTCCTGTACGGTGAGGCTCTGTATTATCACTGCTACCGCTCTGCAGACGTGTGCCGGTACGACCTGGAGGCCAACGAGGTCAAACGGGTGACTCTTCCAGGCACCGGTGTGGGTTTCAACAACAAGTTCCCCTATTGTTACTACGATTGCCGGCTCAATAGTGATGTTGATGTAGAGGCAGATGAAACAGGACTGTGGGCTCTCTATGCCACTCTAGGTAACCATGGTAACCTTGTGATCAGCCGATTAGTTTGGGACAGCGAGGTGAAGAGTCTCAACGTGACACAGACGTGGGAAACGAGGCTGTTCAAGAAGGCAGCGAGCAACGCCTTCATGGTGTGCGGTGTGATGTACGCGACTCGTTACGTTAATGAGTACCGGGAGGAAGTGTTCTACGCCTTCGACACAGCCACAGGCAAAGAAGACAACTCACTAGCAATACCACTGGAGAAGGTAGCTAAAGGAGTGGCTAGTCTGAGCTACAATCCCACCAACAAGCAGATCTACATGTACAACGATGGTTACTTGCTGGCCTACCAGGCCCACTTTAGATCTGAGGCTTtgtag
- the LOC116322469 gene encoding olfactomedin-4-like, whose product MKLYVIISLCALLTFTQQAPPREKCACELNNSEKAFPHEKLRIVETNASDCNSNITPQKTVELESLLLGLERRLSQLNKDVLILEKEDDGELYGVLSLYVIENEMTEIKQLIDKLNSTTQQHQILTANATEQLENFKAEMQELEKFDTMQVIKGQQVNSALKADLFKCNKKMNTTVTPTEPPQGTCPRSRLLNVTGPRVYTAGEYPGSYAYGAWGRDPRPEEGKESWYWLVMMTSSNRYSNYVRFYSSLSSLIIGVSVPGNIQIHSSNPTTNTIQGPNNVLYGGALYYNCYNQDYVCRFNLTTKSVTTLQLPKGTRYNSKGNFCHLEDCYPYTDLDLATDESGVWVVYTTTQDFGNLVLSKLEEGETPVLGKTWRTSVYKQAVTNTFMACGVLYATRYINREVEEIFYSFNTVTGQERFNIGIFMNKMSTNIQSLNYSPVDQMLHAYCDSNMVSYKVLFG is encoded by the exons ATGAAGCTGTACGTGATCATTTCACTGTGTGCTCTGCTCACATTCACCCAACAG GCACCTCCACGAGAAAAGTGTGCATGCGAGCTGAATAACTCAGAGAAGGCATTCCCTCATGAAAAACTCAGGATAGTTGAAACCAACGCATCAGACTGCAACAGCAACATCACCCCACAGAAG aCTGTGGAGCTGGAGAGTCTGCTGCTGGGGTTGGAGCGTCGTCTTTCCCAGCTGAACAAAGACGTGCTGATCCTGGAGAAGGAGGATGACGGAGAGCTGTATGGAGTTCTCAGCTTGTATGTTATAGAGAATGAAATGACTGAGATCAAGCAGCTGATTGACAAGCTCAACAGCACCACCCAACAACACCAGATCCTCACTGCTAACGCCACTGAACAG CTGGAGAACTTTAAAGCAGAGATGCAAGAGCTGGAGAAGTTCGACACCATGCAGGTGATAAAGGGACAACAAGTCAACTCTGCTCTGAAGGCAGATCTATTCAAGTgcaacaaaaaaatgaacactACCGTCACACCCACTGAGCCTCCACAGG GTACGTGTCCACGCAGCCGGCTTCTGAATGTCACTGGACCAAGGGTCTACACAGCAGGAGAATATCCTGGCTCTTACGCTTACGGAGCCTGGGGCCGTGATCCAAGACCAGAGGAAGGCAAAGAGAGCTGGTACTGGCTGGTGATGATGACTTCGAGTAACAGATACTCCAACTATGTTCGTTTTTACAGCAGTCTGAGTTCTCTCATCATTGGAGTGAGCGTCCCAG GTAACATCCAGATCCACTCCTCAAACCCAACTACCAACACCATCCAGGGTCCAAATAATGTTCTGTATGGAGGGGCTTTGTACTACAACTGTTACAACCAAGATTATGTTTGTCGATTCAATCTCACCACTAAAAGTGTCACGACCTTACAACTACCAAAAGGCACCAG GTACAACTCAAAAGGTAACTTCTGCCATCTTGAGGATTGCTACCCATACACTGACCTGGACCTGGCAACAGATGAGTCTGGCGTCTGGGTGGTCTACACCACCACCCAGGACTTTGGCAATTTGGTTCTCTCCAAGCTAGAGGAGGGTGAAACACCAGTGCTTGGAAAGACCTGGCGCACTTCAGTCTACAAGCAGGCAGTGACCAACACCTTCATGGCGTGTGGCGTTCTCTATGCGACACGTTACATTAACAGGGAGGTCGAGGAGATCTTTTACTCATTCAACACCGTAACGGGACAGGAGAGGTTCAACATTGGCATCTTCATGAACAAAATGTCCACCAACATTCAAAGCCTAAACTACAGCCCTGTGGACCAGATGCTGCATGCTTACTGTGACTCCAACATGGTTTCCTATAAGGTGTTGTTTGGATAA